The sequence ctgactgattagtttcaccagtgggacgtagcatgtgggaggatcacgctacccccccccctgaacaggcgccccgaccgaccagagaaggcgctagtgcagtgaccaggacacatacccacatctggcttcccacccgcacacacggccaattgtgtctgtagggacgcccgaccaagccggaggtaacacggggattcgaaccggcgattcccgtgttggtaggcaacggaatagactgccatgccacccggacgccctcaatgCCAGTTTCAAACAAAACTTTGAGTCATTTATTTCGACCAATTTCAGAACATCCAGTACCTCCGTTGATGCTTCCAGGTGAGATGGCGGGGTCACAGTGTGCCTGGCTCCCTGGTTCCCCTTCAGACCTCAAGATCTCCGTTGTGTCAGACGTCAAGTCTCCTTCGAGGACTTGGCCGCTCGGGTCCCAGCTCCCTCTACTGAGGCATATGAGAGAGCCCCCTCCGAGCAGTATGCTGAGGGCGAGTACAACCATGCTGCAGATAATCTGACAATAAACAAACGGATAAAATGAAAACGGAAATGTAAATGGTTAGGTAACTTCAACTGTGGGTACAATGTCTTTTCCATCATGGCTGTTGGGAATACTGTAACTGTACCATGTGAGCCAGACTTACCTGAGGTCTGCCATAAAACAATTCAGGGTCAATGAAGTCAAATGTCTTTTCCCCAGAAATCAACAGTATTGCAGTCAGAGAGGCTGGAATGCTGTTGAAATAGCATATAGGAAACAGCACTTACAATACAATAAGTATAAGTATCGGAAATAATCATAATTATCAGTCCGGATAATTGTGAACAAATGTACTTTTTGCAGGATATTAGCCATTTTCAATCACAGCAGGCGCTTCACAACTTGTTTTTTAAAAAGCTGCTACTTCACTATGATTAATGATGGAGACTCAAATTCAGATTAATAATTATATTCAATTATTTGTGCAGCCCTACTGGGAGAATGTGTATCAATCACTGCATATGAATCACATTACACTGTGTGTGAATCACACTGTTCATATTATTAAAGACCGTTCAGTCGGGTTGACCTTAACGTCTGTAAATCTCCAAACCAACGGATGAGATTTCAAGACAAAACATTTGGAGCTGCCATGAAATTGGAGACTGAATTTGTGGGATTTGACATGCAAGTGAGGTTAACTTCTTGACAGAACCAGCAGTTATGAACAAGAGAACGTGTCCAAATCCCTGTAAAATCAACCTCAGCATGTTGCCGTGTCCATTAAGTTGTTCTCTGAATGAATGGTCATTTGAAGAAGCTTTGGGGTTTGAATTTCAAAGATGACCTCAGAGATCCGCTGGACTCGACTCTATCTTAAGGAGGTACTTAGTTGTTTGCAAGTCCAAAGTGAGCTGTCCGAGACAACAGGAATACCGTGTAAATAAGAGTACAAATTCCTTTTTAGGTTGGGTACTGTGGTGAAGTCAAGCCCTATTTATGGCCCTGACAAATCTCATTTCCTTGTCTAGTCCTTGGTACATTGACTCACCCCCAGCCTACCATCACCAGGAGGCCTGTTGGGACCTTCAGCTCATCATCCCTCTTCATCAGCACAAGAGAGAGTGCTATTAATCCTTAAAAACAAAAATGTATATAGTCATTGGTCTACaacaaatataatatataatatatataataaatatatataatatataaaaataaataaaaaaaatatattaatatatttGTGTACAGGCCATACATTATAaagaaatatatactatatatagtaaTTTTCTATAACATTTGAGGCTGATTAGGACCATTGTGGCCAGTAAAATATATGgcacaaatatactgtatgagtTTGGTGGGTCGAACTGTGCAGACAGGGGCTTACCTGGCCATATGTAAGTACTGTAGAGTGAGGTGTATAATAGTGTGAAAGCCAAAATCTGGCCGATCAAGTTGTCTTTCCTCACCACAAAATTCCAGAGGATCATTCCAATACAAGTTAGCAACTGAAGTGGGCAGAGGAGTAAATTATGACTAGAAAGCACCAACCTATGTAGATGTTATTGCAGCCTGCATTCAATATAATTTGCACTCAGATTATAATCCGAGTGTGGAAATTGTGATAAGTGCACTTACCTGAGCCAAGAAAAGATTGACTGTAAACAAGTGAGGTAGCCTCTTAAACTTCTTACTAAGAAACATCACGGCTATCGTCCAAACCTATACCACAAACACAGTGTTATtaacacccatccattatctgaatcacacagtggtgcagtggttagcacagtcgcctcatagcaagacggtcctgggttcgagccccggggtagtccaaccttgggggttgtcccgggtcgtcctctgtgtggagtttgcatgttctccccgtgtctgcgtgggtttcctccaggtgctccggtttcttcccacagtccaaagacgtgtaggtcaggtgaaccggccgtactaaattgtccctaggtgtgaatgtgtgtgtgtgtgtggggggggggtggacatccgaaccgcttatcctgctctcaaggtcgtggggatgctggagcccacccatcacacagggcccacacacacacatattcatacctagggacagtttagtatggctgattcacctgacctacatgtctttggactgtgggaagaaaccggagcacctggaggaaacccacgccgacacggggagaacatgcaaactccacacaaaggacgacccaggacaacccctaaggttgggctgggttcgagccccccggggctcaaacccaggaccttcttgctgtgaagcgaccatgctaaccactgtgccaccgtgccgcccagtgttATAGATACAAATATCATAAATAATAAAACCATAGATGAGGGGTTATGTCAAAGCAAACAGTCGTCACGTTCTTGAGAAAGGGAGCTCACATCTGAGAAATGACACAGGGCCAAACAACTCAGAAAATGGGCCTAAATTTAGAGGTTTCCCGAAAGCGCAAGTCTTTTATCATGAGCGTCGTTATGTTTTTGGTTCCTGAAAAGATGTGATGAAAGTGGTAACAAAAGTGGAAGTACGTCTAAAACATCTGTGCCTCTACGTCCCGCTTCTACATTTTAAGTAACCAACCGTAAACGGTAGCTCATCCCCACTGCCATTTTTCCACTTACATAAAGAATAACTTCTCTGTTATTACCCTCGAGCAAACCTGTTTGCTGGAGACGCGTCTCGCTGTCCCTAGACAATCACCCAACACTTATCTCGTGTTCGCCACACTACAGTTTAATGGCTAATAACTGTCCCAAATTACGCAGCTTTAAAACTTGGTGAGAAATGAACTCTTGCGGCATCATTAGTAAACCGTACTGCTAGTAAGTAACATTTCCCCAGAATTTAAAGTACGGCAATTAAACGGAGTAAACATCAGGGATGGCAAATACAAAGCCACATGTGCAAGAGTGATCTGAGTGAATGGCGGTCTTTGTTTTACAATACCAGCCGGCGTGTCACTCACCAGGGCGACTAAGCTCACAATGCTTATGTTAAAACTGACGTTCTGCAGCGAATTCATCAGAAGTTCAGGATCCATGCAGGGGATCGTCAGTAACCAGGCAGAAACATACATGATCGGAGCTGACAGAATAGTAGTGATGACCATCCCAGAAGTGACCTGTCGGGAGACAAAAACAATCAAAACCTCAAAAGCAGTCATGGACGGGGCCTGAATATGTATCTGTCAGGCACAAGTGTTTTTGTCGAGCAAATACGTGAGCCACTCACAACTTCTAGCTCCATGTTATAATGAGCAGCATAGATGGCCACACTCGGCGCCGTGGGGAAGACTCCATAAAGAAAGGCGTAGTTGGAGAGACTTGAGTGGTTAAGAGAACTGCTATTGCTGTTGTCCAACAGCTCCACCATGTCTTTACAAATTAGGGGCATCACCAACCTAAAAAGAGGAAAGCAGCACCATAATAATGAAATCTCAATAAAACAGCTCTTATCAAATAAGCATTATTTTCATGGTCAGTTATCTGACTGAATAAGTACTGCTAATAGCCTTAAGGGAAATTATTACATGGTGAAATTGTTctatcacactgacacatgtccaACATATTACATGCCACTCATGTTCTTAAAATGAGTTATGGTCTATAAATGACTGAAATATTCAGTACCTCAAGCAAAATGTGCTACTACTGGCCCCAAAGGTCCCTTCCTGCATAACTTAGGGTGTACTCACACTAGGGGATCCGTACCATGCCTGAGCACGTTTGACCCCCAAAGTCCAGTTCGTTTGACTAGTGTGATCGCACGATATCATGCTCAGGCAAGGTTCAGCGTACTGTGCTCTGGCCCGCTTGAAGAGCTGGGCTCAGGCATGGTTCGGTTGGACTCAGGCACGGTACGCATCTAACCGTGCTGGAGCATGGAACTTGAATGCTATGATGTCAATTATGTGATTGTTCCATTTAAGAAAACATTCTTATGCGTGCAGAACAATTTACTGAAAATCGCTGTGTTGCATAACTGATAAATCGACAGGGCGTGTGACAGGGTTGTCTGTCACCGTGTCCAAATAAGTCACAAGGTAAATAAAATCATGAACCCCATTGTGCTATGTAAGACTGCTTCTCTTCAACACAAAAAGTCGACGCATGATGACATAAGCGTGTTCAGGCCGGGAACGTTAAGCGCAATGTGAGCACAGGCCAGCGGGGGAATGGGGAGGGAGGACAATCCTGCTCGGCCATGGTACAAGGCAACCGTGCCTAGTGTGAGTACGACCTTAAATGTAGCACCAAGGGCAGATCTAATCATGTACTTCTGCATGAGATCATTTCATACCACAATGGGAATATGAGAGCTTAGCATGTGCTTAAACATGCAACAACAAACCAAACAGTTCTCAGTACAAGCATTCATCCTCACACATGTTTTCCACAACAATTCACTCACAGTTTTGCTGTACTAAGCAGAATCAGTGCCACAACCATGGACTGGGTTAATTTCCTCAGTTGCCCAACCATGGACAGACCCAAGTAGAACAGAGCAGCTCCCCCAAACGAGCTTGCCAGGCCATCAACAAACTCAATCATGAAGGCGGGAATTTTCTGGCCCAGAAGGAAGTGGGCGATGATGCCAATGAAAACCATGAAAACAATAGGGTTCTTCAGCACCTGCCAAATTACAATGCCCAGGATCTGAAGTTTGCTCTGCTGCTGGCTTCTCTGGTTTTTCCACTTCTGGATCTCGCAGAAGGCAAAGCCAATGGGATTCAGAAGTATAAGTGACACGGGTGCTACCAAGTAGATGTACTGGAGGTACTCTGGGTACGTATTCCCGTACAGGGCCTCCACTGTGGGgaagacagagagtgagaaaTCCAAAGACAGTAGAAAACCTTAAAGCCTACTTGTCAGGCCTGATCTGTTTGAATGCAATCCGATCGCATGGATCAAACAGCATTTGACCTAATAAGATATGACTTAAAATGGTAATGGAAACAAGCAAAGAATTATACTTTTCATTGGATCTGTTGCCCCGAGACATATGAATATCCACTTACAAAATTGCACTGGCATGGCACAGTTATAGGTAAGGTGTGCATTTAAACATACGGTAGGAGGTGGGCACTTTACTCACCGATGGGATATCCCAGTGCAAAATCATTGCTTTGAGTTGCAAATATTGAGAAGAGTCCAGCCTTACTAAAGCGACTGTCGGGACTGGATACCATCAGTGTGAGGATGCAGACAGTGACAAACACAGACACTTTGGCAATGAGAATGCTCCACAGAAACGGCCAGATGACATTGCCAAAGTCCAGCAGCACCATGTTTTTGAACAGCAGTGCTGGGAGGGCAAATTTGGACACAAAATTCCCCAGTCCTTTGGCTTGAGTGGACGTGATGACGTTTGTTCTCCCTGCAATGTAGCCGCACAATATTATACCGAAACACTCCAACAGAGCCGGGAAGAGCTTGTCGATGGACATCGTCGAAGGGGACGCAGAGGAGTCCGGGTCCTCCCCCAAAAAGCCGTTACTTCTGGTGGGGTCGCCCATCGTCCTTTCAGTAGTCCGTTTTCATAACCTGGTTCGGCGGCTACCGACGTTGTCGTCGCCTGCCCGTGGCTGCCAGGCAACAGATGGGACAACGGGTTCAAGAACGGGTTGTCTTCTAGAACATCTTCCAAAGGGTGGCGCAGGGGGCGGGGTGGCAACGTTACCAAACCGCTTTGCGGAACGACATGCTCGTTTTATCGATGCAAATTAAGATTACACGCAGGGGATTACGGCCGTCCTGCAGG comes from Lampris incognitus isolate fLamInc1 chromosome 11, fLamInc1.hap2, whole genome shotgun sequence and encodes:
- the gpr155a gene encoding integral membrane protein GPR155 isoform X2, coding for MGDPTRSNGFLGEDPDSSASPSTMSIDKLFPALLECFGIILCGYIAGRTNVITSTQAKGLGNFVSKFALPALLFKNMVLLDFGNVIWPFLWSILIAKVSVFVTVCILTLMVSSPDSRFSKAGLFSIFATQSNDFALGYPIVEALYGNTYPEYLQYIYLVAPVSLILLNPIGFAFCEIQKWKNQRSQQQSKLQILGIVIWQVLKNPIVFMVFIGIIAHFLLGQKIPAFMIEFVDGLASSFGGAALFYLGLSMVGQLRKLTQSMVVALILLSTAKLLVMPLICKDMVELLDNSNSSSLNHSSLSNYAFLYGVFPTAPSVAIYAAHYNMELEVVTSGMVITTILSAPIMYVSAWLLTIPCMDPELLMNSLQNVSFNISIVSLVALVWTIAVMFLSKKFKRLPHLFTVNLFLAQLLTCIGMILWNFVVRKDNLIGQILAFTLLYTSLYSTYIWPALSLVLMKRDDELKVPTGLLVMVGWGIPASLTAILLISGEKTFDFIDPELFYGRPQIICSMVVLALSILLGGGSLICLSRGSWDPSGQVLEGDLTSDTTEILRSEGEPGSQAHCDPAISPGSINGECLICDCAPPQPMPDMIISTNMNNTPTTHTDHSGNGCDSTDCLLGEVEELQRAADRQLARHVLLCLLLTVSLLANFSSCLWLLFNDVPGRLYLELQFFCAVANYGQGLLSFGLFGLDKHFIILPFKKRLSGLWCRKRQEQQPQTELSEDVRMTCLQFTKYHKAQCFQDIVQKRRCGENTTVHTFLGSELVEWLQRVGLAQDRGEAVLYGCRLQQGGVLYHIRDEHGFQDSNLYYCFTT
- the gpr155a gene encoding integral membrane protein GPR155 isoform X1 yields the protein MGDPTRSNGFLGEDPDSSASPSTMSIDKLFPALLECFGIILCGYIAGRTNVITSTQAKGLGNFVSKFALPALLFKNMVLLDFGNVIWPFLWSILIAKVSVFVTVCILTLMVSSPDSRFSKAGLFSIFATQSNDFALGYPIVEALYGNTYPEYLQYIYLVAPVSLILLNPIGFAFCEIQKWKNQRSQQQSKLQILGIVIWQVLKNPIVFMVFIGIIAHFLLGQKIPAFMIEFVDGLASSFGGAALFYLGLSMVGQLRKLTQSMVVALILLSTAKLLVMPLICKDMVELLDNSNSSSLNHSSLSNYAFLYGVFPTAPSVAIYAAHYNMELEVVTSGMVITTILSAPIMYVSAWLLTIPCMDPELLMNSLQNVSFNISIVSLVALVWTIAVMFLSKKFKRLPHLFTVNLFLAQLLTCIGMILWNFVVRKDNLIGQILAFTLLYTSLYSTYIWPGLIALSLVLMKRDDELKVPTGLLVMVGWGIPASLTAILLISGEKTFDFIDPELFYGRPQIICSMVVLALSILLGGGSLICLSRGSWDPSGQVLEGDLTSDTTEILRSEGEPGSQAHCDPAISPGSINGECLICDCAPPQPMPDMIISTNMNNTPTTHTDHSGNGCDSTDCLLGEVEELQRAADRQLARHVLLCLLLTVSLLANFSSCLWLLFNDVPGRLYLELQFFCAVANYGQGLLSFGLFGLDKHFIILPFKKRLSGLWCRKRQEQQPQTELSEDVRMTCLQFTKYHKAQCFQDIVQKRRCGENTTVHTFLGSELVEWLQRVGLAQDRGEAVLYGCRLQQGGVLYHIRDEHGFQDSNLYYCFTT